A stretch of Pomacea canaliculata isolate SZHN2017 linkage group LG6, ASM307304v1, whole genome shotgun sequence DNA encodes these proteins:
- the LOC112565927 gene encoding protein-cysteine N-palmitoyltransferase HHAT-like, giving the protein MGLKHAALPLWEQATYWVCEGAAIIYMMYSLYCASEDAWRRNEPIKLENGWTFLNRPRDFADSEWDFWSHYIWQVIPWMAGHLILSHVLRMDLKFHRYKKVLLTLYSILVIGQLLGFRTLLFFCAQSLILYLASAVSSVACVWTAGIILLTVLNYGEHAVCRYLYLGEASQNLEKYYYVLVYVWANLIQRWLAFCLERVWAQRNIRETPVLQAYPSSVTHKKTPVENFALPNGGVTVLKEVPTLLDMFYYAFYIPLFFTGPLIVYKDFHMQEKLSQPCSRDRLRDILLNIVRIMFWTFVNCTILHFFYAHALIENSVVLGKENRWVLTAVGYFVGQFFMMKYIVIFGLPAQLARIDGFEPPTVPACVSYIYCYTDMWKYFDKGLYDFMKRYIFIPCGGSQHGFGYQLLGSVLCFLYVFYWHGAEYYLFLWCLINLFEVIFEQLGASLESTHFVRDKFYSKLSPAGIRRVRAVSSVPLLFMSLFAIFYFFGGSSSGPIFLSKLLLDIPWDCFLLFLVLVYCGVQNAMEIDRLGLGKLRRVVHVHDT; this is encoded by the coding sequence ATGGGTCTTAAACATGCTGCACTTCCCCTCTGGGAACAAGCGACGTACTGGGTCTGCGAAGGTGCGGCGATCATATATATGATGTACTCTTTATATTGTGCTTCTGAAGATGCTTGGCGGAGGAATGAACCTATCAAGCTGGAAAATGGATGGACGTTCCTCAACCGACCAAGAGACTTCGCCGATTCGGAATGGGATTTTTGGTCACATTACATCTGGCAGGTTATCCCATGGATGGCTGGTCACTTGATTTTGTCGCACGTGTTGCGAATGGATTTAAAGTTTCACAGATATAAAAAAGTTCTATTGACATTGTATAGTATATTGGTGATCGGTCAGCTTTTAGGATTCAGGACACTGCTGTTTTTCTGTGCGCAGTCACTGATTCTGTACCTGGCTTCGGCCGTCAGCAGTGTCGCGTGTGTGTGGACGGCTGGAATCATTTTGCTGACAGTTTTGAATTATGGGGAACATGCAGTATGCCGGTATCTGTATCTAGGAGAAGCAtcacaaaatttagaaaaatattattatgtgCTTGTGTACGTTTGGGCGAATCTAATCCAGAGGTGGCTAGCATTTTGTTTAGAGCGTGTGTGGGCGCAAAGAAACATTAGAGAAACACCAGTTTTGCAGGCTTATCCTTCATCAGTGACACACAAGAAAACCCCTGTTGAAAACTTTGCTCTGCCCAATGGAGGTGTGacagttttaaaagaagttCCCACTTTGCTAGACATGTTTTATTATGCATTCTACATCCCACTATTTTTCACAGGTCCATTGATTGTGTACAAGGATTTTCACATGCAGGAGAAATTATCACAGCCATGCAGCCGAGACAGGCTGAGAGATATTTTGCTCAACATTGTGCGTATAATGTTTTGGACATTTGTAAACTGCACCATTCTACACTTCTTTTATGCGCATGCGCTTATTGAGAACAGTGTCGTGCTGGGCAAGGAAAATCGATGGGTTCTAACAGCTGTGGGTTATTTTGTAGGGCAGTTTTTCATGATGAAGTATATTGTAATTTTTGGACTGCCAGCTCAGCTAGCCCGCATAGATGGATTTGAACCACCCACAGTGCCTGCATGCGTCAGCTACATTTATTGCTACACAGATATGtggaaatattttgataaaggACTCTATGACTTTATGAAGCGTTACATCTTTATTCCTTGCGGTGGATCACAGCATGGATTTGGCTATCAACTGCTGGGTTCAGTTCtgtgttttttgtatgtgttttattGGCATGGTGCTgaatattatctttttctctggTGTTTgataaacttatttgaagtaaTCTTTGAGCAGCTGGGAGCATCATTGGAAAGCACTCATTTTGTCAGAGACAAGTTTTACAGCAAACTCTCCCCAGCAGGCATCAGAAGAGTTCGTGCAGTTTCCTCTGTACCTCTACTTTTCATGTCCTTGTTTgcaattttttacttttttggagGATCGTCTTCGGGGccaatatttttgtcaaaactcTTGCTTGATATTCCATGGgactgttttcttctgtttcttgtgCTTGTATACTGTGGAGTTCAAAATGCTATGGAAATTGACAGATTAGGACTGGGCAAGCTTAGGCGGGTAGTTCATGTTCATGACACATAA